A part of Sulfurimonas sp. HSL-1716 genomic DNA contains:
- a CDS encoding bifunctional riboflavin kinase/FAD synthetase: MLNTAITIKNSDTIAIGGFDGMHVGHQHLFRELGDNGCIVVIDSGYTNITPNKDREKFTHYPVFYFALESIRHLEGEGFVKLLKENFPKLKKIVVGYDFHFGKDRAHNYDDLKEIFEGEVMVIDEVKVNGESVHSRTIRKKLSHGDIKSANSLLGHNYTIHGSLVKGQGIGAKELVATINLHVSDYILPKEGVYTTLTRIDDEEHFHPSVSFIGHRVSTDGSFAVETHLLDGQVICTSSASIGFVNFIRENMKFETLEELKKQINMDINIAKRELKMLEL; this comes from the coding sequence ATCTTGAATACTGCTATTACTATAAAAAACAGTGATACTATCGCCATCGGCGGATTTGACGGTATGCATGTCGGACATCAGCATCTTTTTCGCGAGCTGGGAGACAACGGATGTATCGTCGTTATAGATTCCGGCTATACAAATATTACCCCAAACAAAGACAGAGAAAAGTTTACGCACTATCCCGTGTTTTATTTTGCTCTTGAGAGTATCCGTCACCTTGAGGGCGAAGGATTTGTGAAACTTTTAAAAGAAAATTTTCCGAAATTGAAAAAGATAGTCGTGGGGTACGATTTTCATTTCGGTAAAGACAGAGCCCATAACTATGATGACCTCAAAGAGATATTCGAGGGTGAAGTGATGGTCATCGACGAGGTTAAAGTAAACGGAGAGTCGGTTCACTCCCGTACTATTAGAAAAAAGCTCTCACACGGAGATATAAAGAGTGCCAACTCTCTACTCGGGCATAACTATACGATACACGGAAGTCTTGTAAAAGGCCAGGGCATAGGGGCAAAAGAGCTCGTTGCCACCATAAACCTGCATGTCAGCGATTATATCCTGCCAAAAGAGGGTGTCTATACCACTCTGACACGTATAGATGACGAAGAGCATTTTCACCCCTCTGTGAGTTTCATAGGTCATAGGGTCAGTACAGACGGGAGTTTTGCGGTCGAAACTCATCTGCTTGACGGTCAAGTGATATGTACCAGCAGCGCAAGTATCGGTTTTGTGAATTTTATACGCGAGAACATGAAGTTCGAAACACTTGAAGAGTTGAAAAAGCAGATAAACATGGATATAAATATCGCAAAGAGAGAATTAAAGATGCTTGAACTATGA
- a CDS encoding tRNA pseudouridine(13) synthase TruD yields MNETVRIFLQDHEPIDFLFEQNRDDFIVDEIFAKPFKTKGNFLILHVKKVNMTTWEMIERIASFLNIPASSIGYAGLKDKYATTTQYLSLPLKYERSLNKLQDKQITILETFKDSKKISIGDLKSNRFTVTLRNVDDIKAGKIEKVARNIEKIGFPNYFGYQRFGQDSETQAQQMIEGEIFIQDKKLKKFLTSVYQSKKFNEWLKERVEISKADAINGFKLLKGDVMMSDDDKLFTPKSPSLTDFRDKKIVLTGLLVGREVFRARDEAREIEKKYDDELLQEKGLRRRAWVYPQDLTCKYRKKDSAMELSFVLPKASYATVFIENIANKNFN; encoded by the coding sequence ATGAATGAGACGGTAAGAATCTTTTTACAAGACCATGAGCCGATAGATTTTCTTTTTGAACAAAACAGGGACGATTTTATAGTCGATGAGATATTTGCAAAACCTTTTAAAACAAAGGGAAACTTTCTGATCCTGCATGTCAAAAAGGTGAATATGACGACATGGGAGATGATAGAAAGGATCGCGTCTTTTTTAAATATACCGGCGAGTTCGATAGGATATGCAGGGCTCAAAGACAAATACGCCACTACGACGCAGTATCTTTCCCTGCCTCTAAAATATGAAAGATCTTTAAATAAGCTTCAAGATAAGCAGATAACGATACTCGAGACCTTTAAAGACAGTAAAAAGATAAGCATCGGTGATTTAAAATCAAACAGATTTACCGTTACGTTACGCAATGTCGATGACATAAAGGCCGGAAAGATAGAAAAAGTTGCGAGAAATATCGAAAAGATCGGATTTCCGAACTATTTCGGATATCAGAGATTCGGACAGGACAGTGAGACACAGGCACAGCAGATGATAGAAGGCGAGATATTTATACAAGATAAGAAGTTAAAGAAGTTTTTAACGAGCGTGTATCAAAGCAAAAAATTCAATGAATGGCTAAAAGAGCGTGTCGAGATCAGTAAAGCGGATGCAATAAACGGATTTAAGCTTTTAAAGGGCGATGTGATGATGAGTGACGATGACAAGCTTTTCACTCCAAAATCTCCTTCACTTACGGATTTCAGAGATAAAAAGATCGTTCTTACGGGTCTGCTTGTCGGGCGCGAAGTGTTCCGTGCCAGAGATGAGGCAAGAGAGATAGAAAAAAAATATGATGACGAACTGCTGCAGGAAAAGGGTTTAAGACGCCGTGCCTGGGTGTATCCGCAAGATCTTACATGCAAATACCGCAAAAAGGATTCTGCGATGGAACTTTCTTTCGTGCTTCCAAAAGCTTCGTATGCCACCGTCTTTATAGAAAATATTGCAAACAAAAATTTCAATTGA
- a CDS encoding thermonuclease family protein, protein MIFFTLNAQSIQIAELRSVYSNDMQKFSIKMNSFICEPYGVVTLEEILADKNTIPICKKRIEEYFSKNPVQKYFIQMNLHLRQNYHIEFKDKRCLVYAFGQKTISEALLEQGLAIKKPSLKDDEFGYLFLRAQTRAKNRNSGIWSDKTLQSCVKSFYK, encoded by the coding sequence ATGATTTTTTTTACTCTCAATGCCCAATCTATACAGATTGCAGAATTAAGAAGCGTATATTCGAACGATATGCAGAAGTTCAGTATAAAAATGAACAGTTTTATCTGTGAGCCTTACGGTGTCGTTACGCTCGAAGAGATTCTGGCAGATAAGAATACGATACCGATATGCAAAAAAAGGATCGAAGAATATTTTTCTAAAAATCCCGTACAAAAATATTTTATACAGATGAACCTGCATCTAAGACAAAACTACCATATAGAATTTAAAGATAAAAGATGTCTGGTATACGCCTTCGGACAAAAAACGATCTCCGAAGCTCTTCTGGAGCAGGGCCTTGCGATAAAAAAGCCAAGCCTAAAAGACGATGAATTCGGATATCTCTTTCTTAGAGCGCAAACCCGTGCAAAGAACAGAAATAGCGGAATCTGGAGCGATAAAACTCTGCAGAGCTGCGTAAAGAGCTTTTACAAATGA
- a CDS encoding transglycosylase SLT domain-containing protein has protein sequence MKLLLLVSFIFMTSLFAITDDQLRTLQIVRDVARTVPAKNGETYEDTLSAICLTESSAGKNLIGDFNKNVILTKASLGVMQVQVATARFVAGKVESMSWISSMSNAQIANRLLTDVEFSARIAAHYFVILRDTRKKYLHSVSGYNGGMVNMPYYSRVMKNLTIINKLKENKKLS, from the coding sequence TTGAAATTATTATTATTAGTATCATTTATATTTATGACTTCGCTGTTTGCGATAACGGACGATCAATTACGTACTCTTCAGATAGTCAGAGACGTCGCCAGAACCGTACCCGCAAAAAACGGCGAAACTTATGAGGACACGCTTAGTGCGATCTGTCTGACCGAAAGCAGTGCAGGAAAAAACCTCATAGGCGATTTCAATAAAAACGTTATTTTAACAAAAGCTTCTCTTGGCGTTATGCAGGTTCAAGTAGCAACTGCACGTTTTGTAGCAGGAAAAGTAGAGAGTATGAGCTGGATATCTTCCATGTCAAACGCTCAGATAGCCAACCGTCTGCTTACGGATGTGGAGTTCTCAGCACGTATAGCCGCCCACTATTTCGTCATACTCAGGGACACCAGAAAAAAATATCTTCATTCGGTAAGCGGTTATAACGGCGGTATGGTAAATATGCCTTACTACTCCAGAGTCATGAAAAATCTGACCATTATAAATAAACTCAAAGAGAATAAAAAACTATCTTGA